One window of the Eucalyptus grandis isolate ANBG69807.140 chromosome 8, ASM1654582v1, whole genome shotgun sequence genome contains the following:
- the LOC104417119 gene encoding UPF0481 protein At3g47200 isoform X2: protein MSNHQRNQHAGIYDRSMVQDHVSIHIEDMLRDMPATSPEHSIFRVHHQLREVNEKAYEPVILAIGPYHYGNGKFKFMEEQKLRYLQQLLNRRQEGSVDRYVMTLRELEQQARNCYAETIDLSQEKFLAMMLIDGCFIIELLRKCILEKSRDEDDSDRLRYYSCRYLDDPLRESDWLQYYLRRDLLLLENQLPLFVLSKLYDLTKGPDEHHEFNVVAIEYLTCEEGGPDRNWTRGNWEHLLHLYYGWRTHGLPEKPLPHCTLVMPSAIELRESGIRFRAAKGRHLGDIKFENGTLEIPVLDVEDDTESEFRNLIAYEQLHQRRDIYYFTHYVNLMDFLINSSKDVEILRCTGIIKNYLGDDKAVAQMFNKMCDEVLIFGSYYSEIFQNVKAHCDKRRNVWMAKLRREYFHSPWAFLSVVTVIVLLLLTATQTVFTVLSYMR, encoded by the coding sequence CATGCTGGGATCTATGACCGTTCCATGGTGCAAGATCATGTCTCAATCCACATTGAGGATATGCTTCGCGATATGCCTGCCACTTCACCAGAGCATAGTATATTTAGGGTTCATCATCAACTGCGCGAAGTCAACGAGAAAGCCTACGAACCAGTAATTCTAGCCATCGGTCCTTATCACTATGGAAATGGCAAGTTCAAATTCATGGAGGAGCAAAAACTGCGATACTTGCAGCAATTGCTGAATAGGAGACAGGAGGGAAGCGTCGACAGGTATGTGATGACTCTCAGGGAACTGGAACAGCAGGCGCGTAATTGCTATGCGGAAACCATCGACCTTTCCCAAGAAAAGTTTCTTGCAATGATGCTCATTGATGGCTGTTTCATCATTGAGTTGCTTCGTAAGTGCATTTTGGAGAAATCGAGAGACGAAGACGATTCAGATAGGCTTCGATACTACAGCTGCCGCTATTTAGACGATCCACTTAGGGAGTCAGATTGGCTTCAATACTACCTCCGTCGCGATTTACTGTTGCTCGAGAACCAACTTCCTCTTTTCGTCTTGAGCAAGCTATATGACCTGACTAAAGGTCCGGACGAGCATCACGAATTCAACGTAGTCGCCATCGAGTACCTTACATGTGAAGAAGGAGGCCCCGACCGAAATTGGACGAGGGGCAACTGGGAGCATCTTTTGCATCTGTACTACGGGTGGCGCACTCATGGCTTGCCTGAAAAGCCCCTGCCACACTGCACACTAGTCATGCCCTCGGCGATTGAGCTAAGGGAGTCAGGAATTAGGTTTAGGGCTGCGAAAGGGCGCCACCTGGGCGACATCAAATTCGAGAATGGAACACTCGAGATACCGGTCTTGGATGTAGAGGACGACACCGAATCAGAATTTCGAAACTTGATCGCATACGAGCAGCTTCATCAAAGGAGAGACATCTATTACTTTACGCATTACGTCAACCTCATGGATTTCCTCATAAACTCTTCAAAGGACGTCGAGATACTTCGCTGCACAGGGATTATTAAGAACTACTTGGGTGATGACAAGGCGGTTGCACAGATGTTCAACAAGATGTGTGACGAGGTCCTTATATTTGGTTCCTATTACTCCGAGATCTTCCAAAATGTGAAAGCACATTGTGACAAGAGGAGGAATGTCTGGATGGCAAAACTGAGGAGGGAATATTTCCATAGTCCTTGGGCTTTCTTGTCTGTTGTCACAGTCATCGTGTTGCTCCTACTCACAGCAACACAAACAGTATTTACTGTTCTTTCTTACATGAGGTAA
- the LOC104417119 gene encoding UPF0481 protein At3g47200 isoform X1, with the protein MSNHQRNQPIQHAGIYDRSMVQDHVSIHIEDMLRDMPATSPEHSIFRVHHQLREVNEKAYEPVILAIGPYHYGNGKFKFMEEQKLRYLQQLLNRRQEGSVDRYVMTLRELEQQARNCYAETIDLSQEKFLAMMLIDGCFIIELLRKCILEKSRDEDDSDRLRYYSCRYLDDPLRESDWLQYYLRRDLLLLENQLPLFVLSKLYDLTKGPDEHHEFNVVAIEYLTCEEGGPDRNWTRGNWEHLLHLYYGWRTHGLPEKPLPHCTLVMPSAIELRESGIRFRAAKGRHLGDIKFENGTLEIPVLDVEDDTESEFRNLIAYEQLHQRRDIYYFTHYVNLMDFLINSSKDVEILRCTGIIKNYLGDDKAVAQMFNKMCDEVLIFGSYYSEIFQNVKAHCDKRRNVWMAKLRREYFHSPWAFLSVVTVIVLLLLTATQTVFTVLSYMR; encoded by the coding sequence CCAATACAGCATGCTGGGATCTATGACCGTTCCATGGTGCAAGATCATGTCTCAATCCACATTGAGGATATGCTTCGCGATATGCCTGCCACTTCACCAGAGCATAGTATATTTAGGGTTCATCATCAACTGCGCGAAGTCAACGAGAAAGCCTACGAACCAGTAATTCTAGCCATCGGTCCTTATCACTATGGAAATGGCAAGTTCAAATTCATGGAGGAGCAAAAACTGCGATACTTGCAGCAATTGCTGAATAGGAGACAGGAGGGAAGCGTCGACAGGTATGTGATGACTCTCAGGGAACTGGAACAGCAGGCGCGTAATTGCTATGCGGAAACCATCGACCTTTCCCAAGAAAAGTTTCTTGCAATGATGCTCATTGATGGCTGTTTCATCATTGAGTTGCTTCGTAAGTGCATTTTGGAGAAATCGAGAGACGAAGACGATTCAGATAGGCTTCGATACTACAGCTGCCGCTATTTAGACGATCCACTTAGGGAGTCAGATTGGCTTCAATACTACCTCCGTCGCGATTTACTGTTGCTCGAGAACCAACTTCCTCTTTTCGTCTTGAGCAAGCTATATGACCTGACTAAAGGTCCGGACGAGCATCACGAATTCAACGTAGTCGCCATCGAGTACCTTACATGTGAAGAAGGAGGCCCCGACCGAAATTGGACGAGGGGCAACTGGGAGCATCTTTTGCATCTGTACTACGGGTGGCGCACTCATGGCTTGCCTGAAAAGCCCCTGCCACACTGCACACTAGTCATGCCCTCGGCGATTGAGCTAAGGGAGTCAGGAATTAGGTTTAGGGCTGCGAAAGGGCGCCACCTGGGCGACATCAAATTCGAGAATGGAACACTCGAGATACCGGTCTTGGATGTAGAGGACGACACCGAATCAGAATTTCGAAACTTGATCGCATACGAGCAGCTTCATCAAAGGAGAGACATCTATTACTTTACGCATTACGTCAACCTCATGGATTTCCTCATAAACTCTTCAAAGGACGTCGAGATACTTCGCTGCACAGGGATTATTAAGAACTACTTGGGTGATGACAAGGCGGTTGCACAGATGTTCAACAAGATGTGTGACGAGGTCCTTATATTTGGTTCCTATTACTCCGAGATCTTCCAAAATGTGAAAGCACATTGTGACAAGAGGAGGAATGTCTGGATGGCAAAACTGAGGAGGGAATATTTCCATAGTCCTTGGGCTTTCTTGTCTGTTGTCACAGTCATCGTGTTGCTCCTACTCACAGCAACACAAACAGTATTTACTGTTCTTTCTTACATGAGGTAA